The stretch of DNA ATGGTGTTTCTTCCAGGGATGCCTTTATGGATTTCTGGGTGAATAGCAATATGATGACTATGGACAGTGCAACCCAAGTATTTACGATTTTGAAGCAACCAGATCATGATTATCTCACAAAGGTATGTGTGCTTTACAGAACAAAAGCATGCAGTTAAAGACTCCATAAATGGATGCTGATTCTGTTTCATGATTGATGCCATTGGAAATAATCTAGGAAGATTTCAAACCAGTTCTTCGAGACCTTTTGGACAACCATCCTGGCCTGGAATTCTTAAAGAGCACGCCGGAATTTCAGGAAAGATATGGTAAGCCTATATATGCCCTTCTGTGACCATTTTAATCAAATATTGAATGTCATACAGTATTTTCTTCTACTTATACAACATTGTTTGTCAGCTGAGACTGTCGTATATAGGATATTTTATTGCTTGAATCGAATTGGAAATGGCCTTCTCAGTCTGAGGGAGCTGAAACGTGGAAATCTGCTTGATTCGCTGCAGCATGCTGATGATGAAGAGGATATCAATAAAGTTTTAAGGTGGCACATTTAAACACAAAATTTTACACCGCTTTTTGCTTCTGTCTCTTTGTACGAAAAAAATATTTCCTCTACAACTTGTGAGACACCAATCATTTCTCGTTTTCTGTAGGTATTTCTCGTACGAGCATTTCTATGTGATATACTGCAAGTTCTGGGAACTCGATACGGACCACGATTTCTTTATTGACAAAGAAAATCTTATTAAGTATGGAAACCATGCATTGACATATAGGATTGTAGATAGAATTTTCTCGGAGGTTGGTATTTGTTTCGTTCTACCATTTTCAGATCATTCAAGTTTCTGCACTTATACTTTATCTATTACATGCAGCGATTCTTTACAATTACGTTCATACTGACAGTTTTTAATTGATACACAATAGGTTCCCAGGAAATTTACCAGCAAGATTCCAGGGAAAATGTGTTACGAAGATTTTGTTCATTTTATTTTGTCTGAAGAGGATAAATCATCAGAACCAAGCCAAGATTATTGGTAGGTCCAGCTTTTGTTTTTTCTGACACTTGCTTTATTCTTCAGTTAAGCAATGCTCCAATTATTTTGAGCAGCACTGTAATGTTTCATATTGTCACGTAAATTATTGTGCATTACCTAAAATCTAAGCCTATGCGAGCTTACCAATCACCAATACTGTGATCCCCATGTCTATGCCTCTTCTATAAACAAGTTTCTCTACAGCACTATTAGATCTTTCTTTCAGAGATTAGACTTTTGCAAAGCCGATAAACCGTGGATCAGAGGATGTTTTATTACAGTAGGTCTTTGTAGCTTTGTTCTAAAAAAAAGACCAAAGGGGGAAGGGCCCCTCAGCTTTTTCTCTAAGAACCGAGGAACTCGGATGCATATTTGCCCTTGTGGGTTTCTCCCTTGTATCTAAACCCTTGGTCTGACACTGACTGGTTTCATTCTCAATGTAAGCTAAGCAGAATTCTTTACTTGCTCAGTCTGTCAAATGATTTGTTGGCTACAAATCACACAAGGGATTGAAAAATGATTATGTGGTTTGTGAGACGTTCATTGAAATTTTCTTTAACATGGGTATTCGGAAAAGCAAATCTACTCCTGAGATCATAGGAAGTCTGCCTCAGGAGAAAAATCCTGACTAGGAGATCTTCAAGCGGATTTCTTGCAATAGCCCTCATCATTTGTTTTTTACACACCCTTCATCATGCTAGATTACTTTAAATGGTTGTGTGATCTAATTTGAGATGTTTTCTTGTTGCATATTCTAGAAACTCATATTTATGCTTCCATTATCCTCTTGTCAGGTTTAAATGTATAGATTTGGATGGCAACGGCATACTCACACACATTGAACTACAATACTTTTTTGAGGAGCAACTTCATCGCATGGAATGCATGGCCCAGGAACCTGTACTGTTTGAGGACATATTGTGTCAACTAGTTGATATGATAGGACCAGAGGTCTGCATACCTTTCCTATTTTTGTGCAGTTCATAAGATCCTGTACATTTTTAAGCTGATATGTGTGTTGCTTTTTCAGGATGATACCTTTTTTACCATAAAAGACTTCCGGAGGTGCAAATTGTCCGGGCATTTCTTCAATGTTCTCTTCAACCTCAACAAGTTCATGGCTTTTGAATCTAGAGACCCATTCCTCATTCGCCAAGTGAGTCCAGTTTTCACAAGTATTCTACATCCAACGAGCGCTGATATTTTTGGTCTTCCATGGTGCTAACATTATGTGCTTTCTTCTAATGTAACTGCAGATGCGTGAAGAGCCATCCTTGACCGACTGGGATCGTTTTGCTCGGAGAGAATATATAAGATTGGCAATGGAAGAAGATGGTGAAGATGCTTCCAATGCAAGTGGAGATGTTTGGGACGAGTCACTTGAATCTCCGTTCTAAATTGAAGGCGTGAAGGAACGGTGGCAACACACATCAGAGCATTAACTTACAGCCCTAATAATATCAAAATGAATGTGTTATGGTGTGAAGTATTGTGCAAAAGTTTGATATATTATCTCTAGAGAAACTACAGCTGAGGCAGTTGTTCAATCGTTGGCATTATCTAAAGTTTGACATAGTTTCTAGCAGAGTGCCAACCGAATTCTAAAGACAGATACTTCCGTCCAATTTGTCGCAGAGTGCCAGCTTTGATTAGTGACAGTGAGTTTCAGGGGCAACTGCTTTCATGATTAAATGGATTTGGCCAAGTTATTCATGGCAGCGAGCGGTCGCAGGGCACCTTGTGGTTATTCTGAAGCCCCAACCTGTGATCAGgtagcaagcaaggaagtgccataTGTTCGAATTGTGCATTGACTCTGGCTGGAACCACAACGTACTTTTATCATAGTGTTGGTCAGACATATGTTCGTCTTTTTTCAATAAGGTCACCCTCATCAAGAACAGTCATGCTCGTGTATTCTGTATCTATGTTTAGTTTGTAGTTACATGAACAAATGAGTTGTATTGCACAGTTTTCTTTTCTTGAAGCAAATATTGCACAGGATTGCTATTTGTTATTCTAATACAGAAGTGCTTAAGAGCTGGCACTTGCCAGACCAGTACTGTACAACTACCAGCTCTGGATCTTTGAGAGGAAATATACAATCAAGGGATAATTTGAACCGGTTTTGTGCTGAATTGCTGTGCATTTATGCAGAAAGATAGGCCAGGAGGCAAACCTATGCTGAATTGATGTGCAGTAAAGATAGGCCAGGAGGCAAATATTTTCTATGGTCTTGGCAAAAGCAGTGTCACCCAGCAGTGGGCAAATCAACAGATGCTTTgaccatttttattttttttgcagatGAGGGGATTAGCATGAAAGGCTGCTTAACTAGCACCTTCATCTTTTGCTTTAATTGATTAATAGGTTAAGCAAAGCTTTTGCACCAGGCAATCTGCATGTAAAGATATTTGCATCAGTGGTGCATTTTGAAGGAGAGGGACAGAGGAGACAAGGACACTGGCCCTGAGTGGCTGAGCTGCTGAGCTTACCTTGGGTATATGTATGATCATGCATTTCCTCTCCTTGATGCACCAATTATTGACTccagaaagaaaaacaaaaggctGTGCTGTGCTTTGCTCCTGGCCATCTTTTGAAGCAAAACAAAAGAGCAGAAAGAAGCAATCAAGCATTCAATCATCTTTCCTACAACGGTGGAGAGTATTGTAAGCAGCGATGTCATACAAAATCTTGAACAGCAACACACCAGCTAAAGAAAATGAACATAAAGGCTGAGGATTATATCTGTATTACGTGCTTTACAAAAATAATGTGCTAATTAATTGCTTCTTTAgctgcaattatcataattaaggaTCACGATTACATTCGACTTTGATGGTGCATCACGAGATCATATATAATTAAGCACGTTCATGCAAAGAGAAAACTAACATCAAAACACCGGCTAGAAAAATGGACATAAAGACTGAGGATTAAATATTTATTGTGTGCTTCGATGGTCCATCATTTTATTGACTTCGGTGGTGCGTCACGATCTATTTTTTTGAAAGACTGATCCATCACAATCTTATCAGCGGTTGAGGGCCTCTTTGGTTCAAAGGATTTCCAAAGAAAATTTGGAGGATTTCATTCCTTAGGCATTTTTCCTATAGAGCATGCTTGATTGGTAGGATTGGAGACCATATTTTTTCTCTATGGCCTACTTTGTATGCAATCCCGTAAAGAAATTTCTATGGGAGGTTTTTTTTCGACATTTGTTTCTGTGACAACCACGGCATGTACCTAATTGGTTAATCTTGTAGGAAAATTCATGCATTACTCCCTGGTGCAAGCAAACAATTTCTATTACTTCCTCCGATTCATATTACTAAAGTTGTACTAAATGTgcgtcaattaatatggatcggagggagtacaaatttATCACTTGTTTTCAATTCCTTTAGAATTCAGTATGCCCAGACATCCTAGTCACATGTTTTTACTGTTCCTATGGTTTTCGGAATCCTACAAACCAAACAACTCTGATTGTTCATTCCATACCCATGGGCTTAAAACGACCCGCTTTCGGCCGATGCATCTATATGCAAGGCCTTACTGTTTTAACAGGAGAAAAAAGGTTTATTCCACCGCTGC from Triticum dicoccoides isolate Atlit2015 ecotype Zavitan chromosome 6A, WEW_v2.0, whole genome shotgun sequence encodes:
- the LOC119316523 gene encoding probable serine/threonine protein phosphatase 2A regulatory subunit B''delta translates to MEAAPDLSAVSALALQVDLLQLPPEIPAPGAPALRGVLDHLFAHWLSLPDTVALVSCLAQKAKANGMGGFTGGAMLPSMMMQGGANVPPLSPRSPRLSRKPSGVGGHPNRCASPLRPATARAVKEVIPQFYFRDGRPLPYEQKRQCISIVEQLFAGHSNGLRIQEFRMVTRELCKLPSFFTTVLFGKIDKDNTEFVTRDAFMDFWVNSNMMTMDSATQVFTILKQPDHDYLTKEDFKPVLRDLLDNHPGLEFLKSTPEFQERYAETVVYRIFYCLNRIGNGLLSLRELKRGNLLDSLQHADDEEDINKVLRYFSYEHFYVIYCKFWELDTDHDFFIDKENLIKYGNHALTYRIVDRIFSEVPRKFTSKIPGKMCYEDFVHFILSEEDKSSEPSQDYWFKCIDLDGNGILTHIELQYFFEEQLHRMECMAQEPVLFEDILCQLVDMIGPEDDTFFTIKDFRRCKLSGHFFNVLFNLNKFMAFESRDPFLIRQMREEPSLTDWDRFARREYIRLAMEEDGEDASNASGDVWDESLESPF